Part of the Solanum pennellii chromosome 10, SPENNV200 genome is shown below.
tttctattttaatttctccgtttttcttttattttttttagtctgATTTGTTTtcagataattttttaatttttaccttTCGTATATCATGTTTAATACtattaaataaaagatatttgtgcattatatatatttttattttaagatcataaatttctaaaagaattactttttaaaatttcatatcaaataaaattcagataaataaattaaatggagGTAATGTGATTTTACCAAAAAGTATTTACTAAGAACACAAGTCTTGTGAGAGATATAATAGCAAAATTACTATTACCTCGAACAAAATTGATATTactaacttttctttttaatcaatacaataaagaATGATACcctttatatttaataataatttaattttacaatacatatttaatccttaatgaaatattatagttacataaatattaaattttatttcaaataacaaattttaaaagtttttgttttttcttaaattttgtatcaaatCAAACTGTATTACATAACTTAAATGAAGAAAATACAAATTAGGCTtaaggaaatatatttttttcacaaagaaaactgaaattaaacAAATCTTCATCAGAGAAGAAAATCTCCATGATTTGACGAGAGACGTAATGAgcaaaaaatcattatttttaaaataagcagttatgtgtttggataaaagtgctgaagttgctatgccgaacgtgaaaagggaaaaatgaaagaaagagatgttagggttatgtgggtaatttggagattgtataaaaatattaaggcaaaaagataaaaacgtggtcaacttaaaacagcttataagctaaaaaaaaaaaaaacacccctaccccagcttttaacttttggcttaaaataagttttttttaaacttaaaataagttattttgagtattgccaaacagctaaataagtcaaaaccagcttttaagtcagtttgaccagcttttaagctgaaccaaacaggctctaaataGTACTAATATCTAATTAGAGCCCGTTTGGATGagcttaaaaaaataattttcaaaaagtacttttgaatgTGCTggaacttatttttaaaataagtagttatgtgtttgaataaaagtgctgaagttaaaaaaaaagttgttgatgtgtttggcaaataagtgctggtaaacactttttttaatcaaaatatctgaaatacccttaaaagttattacataaattgattaatttaataataataataataatatataataataataatagtaataataataataatgatagcaataaaataatatgaaaagaataataataataataaagaataataaaataaataataatatataatatataataataataacaatatataataataataaaaataataaaataaataataataataataaaaataaaataataaaatattaataacaatataaaataataataatatataaataataataaaaataataataatataaataattaaatataaaaaataataataataataataaataataataaaaatatgaaaataataataataataataataataaaaaataaaataaataatgtataaatattaataataataataatatataataataataataacaaataataataataataaatatttaatatgaaaataataataataataataataatataataataataatatataataattatttatgtttttattatttgtttttatttaaagaatataattatttaataacaaaagggtAAAAATCAAGGgaaagaatatttcaaaaaaggtaagcatcacttaattttctcattagttacattttcaaataaaatttaaattttgttcttttttttctccagaatttttacttttttaaaattatattcattccacaatatattctatttatactCATTAcagttttttattagtttgtatttatTCTAATAGGTATGCTAAATGtatctatatagtcatttaagaaatatatttgtagtcatatatttttttctctctgtagttatttttttcttaaaaaatcttGTATTtcgtattcatttcaatatgtattttatttgtaattctatttattctagtttttatttaaaattttgtataataatatataaaatataaaaaattagtatgatgaaaaagagagaatgaaatataaaattaaaaagaaataattgaatatttggtgtaatcattcttaaataaaatacataactagttgacatacgTTTAGAacaaatacaaattagaaaaaaattgtcaaattcataaactatgcgacataatttttgaatgaatacaaatattaattgtatacatacgattttaaatacaaattgagaaaggatacaaaattctgaattttttttatatatataaaaagaaactaataggattttattctttatgtaaataatatacatatctaGTTAGTATACATTTGGGATGAATTCAATTAGAAACAAATACAAGATCAATAACTATACAACATgagattttgaatgaatataaatattaatagcaTACATActaatttgaatattaattgagaaaggatacaaaattcaactacataaaaatttcatagcaTACAACACCAAATGCAATAAAAGTTCATTAATAAAATCTGAAATGTCATATTCATGTAAAATGTATtcataaattattgaatatctacaaatgtgaaaaaatataaaggaatgaaaaataataatacattatcaaacttaacaaaaactgaccccaaaatacaataataaaataaccactgaatacaaaatacaaactaataaatattGCACAATTTACATAACaagaaatttacaaatatattcaGTACACATTGTTGAACAAATTGTTATTTAACTTCAACTCAACATGCAAAAACCTaaacatgtaaaaaatatttaaatacctCTTCATCAACAATTTGGTCTTCGTCGTCATTTTCTTGTACCCTACGAGTTACGTTTTCAATCTGAATTTGATGAAGACTTTATTCTTGTTGTCTCTCTTCCCTAATTTTAGAAGCAGATCTTACAATATCcgctatttcttgagtaatacATAGATTAAATGATTGAAAATCACTAGAAATCGTTTTACTAAGATGAATAGTGTTTCTTAGAATCATTTTTTAAAGAGTGCTTTATAGTTCTAAACGAGAAGAATCCTACTTTCACCAATGattaaacaacaataaaattgaaaataaatctaaaaaaaagagaagataacGATGAAAATACCTTAATTAGAGAAATTTGTGTGAATCCAGATtttgaagattaaaaaaaaatatttcggtcgaagataataaaaaaaattggagttgAAGAGAAGAAGGATTTGAAGGTTGAATAggaatatgaacatgaaaatatggagagagaattttattttttttacttatggGATAAATATGGAAGAGAGAGATATGGGGgaaatttgtaaaaattttgatttttttttaaattaaaataatttggaaAAGTGAACTATGGATATAcatagaaatataaataaattatttttttaggagataaaataggggtttaattaggatacatattcttttccaaaataatgacatttttgatattttaactaatatttttaaagtagtgatttttttactaattaagttattgATTTTGACTTGTTTGCTAATTtttcctaataataataataaaaataataaaatattaataatactaataatatataataacaattataaagagtaataataataaaataaataaaatattaataatactaataataataataataataataataataataataattaaagaaataaggGCAAAAGGTAAAATATTTGGTCAAgcttttaaacaaaaaaaaaaaaagcaccctttccccaacttttaacttttggcttaaaataaaaaaaaattaacttaaaataagtcattttgaGAATTGTCAAAcacttaaataaatcaaaaatcaacttttaagtcagtttgatcAGCTTTTAAGCCAATCTAAACAGGCTCTTACTCagtaatatattaattatcatatcttatttttcaaaagtaaaattataccaataatattaataataattttaatataaatgtatgatattattatatgaCTCAAATAAATTCTATGCTAATTATTGAGTCTAAAACCCAACAGCTAAGATCTAAGATAAAGAATCATATCGATCGTATCACTATAGAGTTATTCCGAAAAGAATAGATAAAGTTAAAACCTTTTATAGTATAATTCCATTATATAATTGTGAGAAAGAATCATAtcaaaactttgagattaaaatTGATTATGACAAATGACTAAACATGTAAAGTTATTCGGATAAGTGCCTACCTAAGGAGGAACCCGTGCTAGTTTTCGATTATGGACCCCATTAAATTGGATGCATTTCACATCATCTTAATTTATAGTagcaacaattttaaaaataaaatacattttaaaaaaaaaacatattaatatttttctataattaatAGTACTActtgtattttaaatttctcattttatttttaataagataattttcatatgtatggaatatttatagattattttaaataacaaatttcCTATAATATATAGGTTGGGTGGTTTAATTcttattgaattattatatggATCAATTATATATTGCCACATGGCTAGTTATGAAGCTAAACTTAATCAACATTTGATTTTAGGgatatttttaagtcaaaagatAATCTCGAAAGTCTGTTTTGTTCAATGGGGAGAAAAAAGATATTCATGAGCCAAATTCAATAGATTAGGAGCATTGTCCGTCTTATCACGAATAATAAGTTAACAATTACTCCCTTTTATTTACTTATACATGTTACAGTTAACTTTGACATATTCATTTCGAAAAAGAGTAATgatatagatattttatcaaattatccttgttaaataatgtttagtattaagtcttgaaaaataaattttaaaaaagtatttaatgCTGAagataaacatgaaaaaatattattgaattctcTTGATAAGAACCaggacaagtaaaaatgaaaatttattttagaaaaataagataatttaaaactaaacGGTGAGAGTAAAAAACAAGGTTAACTTCTATAATAAATTCTTCAAAGAATAATAAGTGTTCAAGAGTtacaagaaatatttaaaatacattaatatcCTTCGAGATGACTCAGTTGATTTGAACAGTAATTATCGATGCCCAAAATCAATTATCGGCCTTGAGAGTTGAACTAATAGGCATGCCTTCAGAATTGAGCTAATAGGCACAAGTGAGAAAAAGGTTCTTTATTCTCCAAAAAAGGGGCAAATGTACTACTCTAGTAAAGatgatttaaatatatttctttgtaatatttttatttcaaatatttactTTCATTATACTTTTGAACTAAATATGTGTTTTCTCATtatatttaacataaatttGCCCTTAATTTTGACGAAAGACATGTGGTGTGAAGCtaacatcaaacaactcaaccCCACTAACCAACTACGAGCCAAGAAGATCTAGGAAGAATAAACTTTACAGCAGTAAACTATATCAACAAACTTTCTTGATAACAGTAAGTGCAATTGAGATATCATCTAAAATATAAGgcaaacaaaacaagaaaaaaaaagaagataagatTAAGTCTAATTATGGTGAACAAAATTGATCTCttgtatttatgaaaataaaagattttgtaaTCATTTACTATCATTGTAAAAGATTGGTCGTACAGCAGCcttaaaatcttcataaaacctttgcTCTGAGAACATGGAGGCTCGTTTCCTTGCTGCAGCAGCCATCTCCAACCTCTCATTCTCTGGCATCTTAATGACTTCAATAATAGCTTCAGCAAATTCCTCAACGCTCTCGGCAAGAAACCCAGTCTGCTTTCCATCTTCTGGTAACACAATATCCATCCTTGGACCAGCTGAATTATGCGCTGAATGAAGCCAAGAAGCTCGTATTAGTTAGCATATATTTCCACCAAGTCCCTAACTGATCCTTGTATCAGTTACATTTGTAACAAGCTCGTTACATATGACGCACAACTTGAGGGTGTGTTTTagaatattatgtatatatatagtgtcCAACATGGAAAAAGATTATTATGTACTATGTAAAATATAACTACAAAATAGGACTTGCTGTAATAATGTAGATATACATCTTAATAATATTTTCCCGTGTTCTTTCACAGTAGTCAAATACAGGGCAAAGGAGAAACAACAACACAACATGACTAACCAATTGGTATAGCGCCAGCAGCCATGTATTCCACTACACTTATGCCGAAGTGCTCATCTGTCATGGAATGGATTCCAGCTACAGCACCACCCAGAAGCCTGACCAAATCACTGCATCGACAATAGATTAAAAATGAGAATAACGCTTTTATTCAACATGTTTTGAAGTGATGGAAATGGATAATCTACCTAAACATTTCACATTCTCTTTCTAAACACACAGAGAGGTAACGGTACTAAAGATATCCAATCAAGTCTAGTTAGCTTTTCACAACTATGCATAATATTACTTCTCTCTGTGTAATACAATGACCTGAATATCCAGccaatttttaaattagtttttcttttgggAGGAGGTAACCAACACAAAAAGTCCGTCTCATATGGAACTCTTGCATTGATAAATAGCTTCAAGCATTGAAAGAAAAGTCTGGTCCAGACAGTTCAGCATAATCATGCCTTGGAGTTCAAGAATTTCAGACAAACCAAAATGGAGTAGTACTACTAACCTGTACAAGACATTCTTGTGGAACTCAACATGATCATCCACATTCAATTTAATAGCTAGATCCTTCAAATTTTGCAACCTTTTCTCATCCGCTTCATTCCTACAACTGCCCACTAGTTGGATTTTCGGCCTTGGCAAATCTTGGTCTAACTTTTTTATGGCAACTGCAAACGCCTCAAGTTGGAGCGGGTGTGCCTAACTCAcggaaaagaaaaacaaatttacAGGACATCAAGGTTGCAATATACCTTGAAACATCTGCACAAGTATGGGTACCTTGATTTCCACAAGGACTACATAAAAATGCCCACCTTCTCTGGACGGAACTGAGCGACAGATACTATCTTCGGAGGCTTCATTGACTTTTCCAGCGGTAGCACCTGTCAAGAGCAACGCGATGTTTGGCTTATATTATGCAACAATGCAGCTTCTTAAAATCCAACCCAGACCCAaaacactataacaaaaattgTTAAGACCTTCAAAGGAGGAGTTTCTAATGTCATTTCCTTAAATTTTCACCAAAGAAAGAGCCATGAAAGTCCAACAAGATTGAAGGAAGAAATCTGTCTGGATATTACACTCATCCCACTCCCATCATATACTTAATAAATTCCAAAACAAGACAATACTtgttaaaaaaagaattgaaaaggCTAATAGTAAGAATATTAGCCTCGATATTATATAAACAAATCTACAGAAAAGGGGAAAATATTAACAAGTTTAGGCATCAGGAGGAGGAAGAAAGGCTATATTAACACCAAACAAGTAAAGTACAGACCTGAAGCCCAGAAGTATCACAAGGAGGATACACACGCCTAATTCGAGCTGGTATTCCCCACAGCTTCTCAATATGAGATTGAGTCCATGAAGAATTAACCATTGCAAGGTGTGCACAAGAACCAACGATGCTGTACAGCCATCCAAATAATGCATAATAAATTACCTTAAACCGTGATAGTATCGCACTGCCAGAAAAGCAATTTCATGAGCTTCATGCACAGATACAATACAAGCAGatgaaaaacagaaaatttacAAGCTTGTCAAATCCAGTCCCTTCTATAATTTCACAAGACTCACTAAAACATCTAGATGTACAGTTCAATGACAAGCAGAGTAACATCTAGCCATAATATGCCAATATATCTTCTTAAGGCTTCCAGTTAGTGTATGAACACATTAATTTGATAGAGAGATATGCATACATGTGACAAAGTCTAACtgaaaaatattgttaataATGATTTGGGAAGATAAAAGATACAAGCAGATCAACAAATTCTTGTAGGGGACCTTGGCACCACTTAGTTGACAGGCAACAAAAATGGCTCGCCAAGCTAATTAgggttttttcctttttgtttcaaaaaggTAGACAAACCTTAAGGTGCTTAGTTCCATGTAATACCACCAAAAACTTCCACCCAAGTGACGTCTTATCATGAAATCCTATAGATGGCATATGCTGATATAAAGTAGTTGAACTCACCTCTTGGCAATAAAGGAATCATTGTTGTACATTGAACTGCGACCACGAACACGGGACAGCATGTCTAAACTGATAGTTGGATAATGAGTATAGGAAATAACTTTGCATCCAAATATACGAGCAACTGGATAAGTAAAAGCATATCCACTGGTATCAAAGTAATATAAAGGTGTATATTTGCACAAAGCTTCCCAGGCAAGGTAAATTGATCCAAGGCTTTGACCAATCATTGTGAAACGAGGGTAAGTGGTTTCTTCGACCCACTTTCTCTTATGCAAATGGACCACCTGACGTGCAGGATATCAGTAATCTTGAGCAAAAAAATGACATTGAATGTGAATTCCGAATGACGACATTATgcaacaattatttttacagGGTTTTATATGTGGTAGTGTGATTACAACCATCAAACATATGCCAGTGATGAAGCATCAACAAAATAAACACTAAATGCAGCAACACGGGTTAAAGGAGGAGTGTACAATTTAGATATCTCAAAGTACAAataaacatgcataaatatatgTGCAAATCAAAATAGATTAGAAGCTTATTGTTAAAGAATGCGCAGGAGGATTTCAATGTGTTATTAGGGGTAAAAAGTCTAGAAAATCCAATATAGAGGAAGCAGAAAGACTACATGGTAGTGTTGAAATCCCTGCTAACAAAATGCCTGTAAAGAAGCTAGGAATCCCCCTGATAACTACGAACACTTGATACTCTACTGTAGCAAAGAAGCGGTGGGATTTGAGACATGGGTGGGGGTGAGGGGAAGAAGATAACGAAAACACGGGCATAAGTGAAATAGAGAGTTGTTTGTAAAGCTAAACAGAAAGGAATATCAACCCATCCTAATGCTGGATATTTAGAACAAAGCTTCCATCATCACACCTAAACACTACATGCTATTACAAAGTATGGCATGTCAATGAAATAGACACTTTCTTAAAACCTCGAGGAAATACTCCCTCCTCTCTTTTACAATTTATAGGACAATCTTCTGCTTGTGACTTTCCAAAATGTTTGAGACTATTCCAATTTCATTCTACATTCACAACTTTTAAGAATTCAAATTCATTAAACTTTTTTAATTAccatacaattaaaaaaaaacattataaagtTTTAAACTTAAACATGACATTTCCTATCAAATCTAACTTATTCAAAGCGCATTTGGTGCATTGCACTTGCACATATCTTTAGCTTGAGAcccaaatattcaaaattttcccTTATTTCCTTACATTCCATGCATAGTTAAGCTAATAAACTTGAATGGAAATGGAGCGAgcaataaatttattaatcaaGTTATTACTGATAAGCTCTGTTTTTTTCTATATACGACgagttcaattttttaaattttcagcaCGATTTTTCTTAATCTAACTTATTTAAACACATGAGAAGTAAAGGGATTACCTTAGGAGGGTGGATTAATTTGACTCCAAATCGATCAAGCGCACGAGCAGTAAGACTGTGAGGAGAAGCATCGAAATCTCCTGTATATATAACACAATTTAGATTTGGGTTTTCATCTTGGATAGCTTTGACGGCACACCACAAGACTCGTTCTCCACCACCTCCGTCGTTGGTGTATGGGTGGAAGATCCCGACAGCCTTCTTTCTGTTTCTCCGGCCATTGATTACCAGTAACAGTAACCTTATTGCTTGAGCAATTAACAACGTTACGGCAATGGCAGCAGCGATCAGAAGCCAATAAGAAACCCCCATTTTCGAAATGAAAGAGGAgactttcttcccttttttcttttggctaaatttcagattttgggtACTGATATTATTTTAGGGCTTATAGGATGAGATTTTGTGTATTTCtagtttaaataaattaaaatagacctaaatattagttatttaatttaaggAGTTATgataataatttactttttttttaatagtttttaattttattgttaattagtatttgattataattttttaattttttcaatgaaATTAAACATGAAGTTAGATTCTAAATTTGAAAAAgtgttttaaatatgtttttctattCTCTCTTTCGTAAATTTCAAAGGgtatataattgaatttatttttgaactaCGCAAAATGAAATTGATTTATCCTCTGTTAATATATAGTTGAGGTcaaatttattcttaaattatgCTACAAATTTCTCATGAATTTTAAAGGAGAGAAGCTTAGCACTTGATAATGTAATGTATCACACTATTTAAGGATTAATTTTTTAAGcaaatgataaatttaaatcTTTCACATAATTTTTGGGGGCAAAATCAACTCTTTCACATGGTTCACatgtaaatttaatattttttttctaaatttgagttttaaattttttggtctatttcattttttcttttttggatttAGCTCTcctccattttatttttcttcccatttttctcaaattaGTACTTGGATTGGTGACGCATAACATAAGTTTAATATAATGATCaggatttaatttattaatcatagttagaataattaatactttcatatgttttctctcaatttttaaatctacattatatttttcctaataaagatatattaaaaaattatttcttgccTAGAATAAATTTTCTAACTTATATAAATGCAAGTAATTACACATCTTATCATTTCactttcatttattcattataaatctaaattgatttaattaaagaCTATCAATtataaaacaattgaaaaattattatacttcAGAATATGTTGCTTACCTTTAAGATAAATGGTTCTTCTTACGAGTTGAATAGTTAATATTTCAGAGAATActatgatataaaaatatatgaataaactTATATTCATTGCAATAATAAATACATCGGTAAGAAGTTGCCAAATACATATTGTAAAAGGAGAAATTTGACAAATTATAAAAGAGTGAATAAGGCAAAGTGATTAGATATGTAGTTATAACTTACTCAAGCCTTCAaggcaaaaagaaaaattaaagtataaatttagaaaaattctCATCTACCATGTAAATTTAGATGGAATAATTAATCCACAATATTACGTCATATAGGATCCGGCTCCTCTCcatttctcttttcttcattttcttcaagtttCGATTTGGGTTAATGACACATGTCATAGGTTAAAATAAATGActaagatttaatttttcaaagtaaacctctaaccatgatttagttaataaatatatagtatatcaagtatcaaaattattataatctcacaattttagcaacatattattttgtccatattatttatgtaaaaaagTTTTCTTCCTATTATTTTTACGTAggatcttttttttctcttttatataatatttttattgtaatcttttgttaaaggtatattggtccgtgattaataaattacctagagataatcaaatcattttgacaaactaattttaatttcataataagattAAGAATATAGTGATACCAGTACATACGGTAGGTTAATTATAGTTTCCATACTTCTATTCAGTTAATTATTCTTCtaattagataaaaaatattatataaaagaaaaataaaaaaaaagatcctACATAAAATGATATAATAGGAAGAAAACTTTTTTTACCTATATTTATGGACAAAATAATATGTTGTTAAGATTGTgagattataataattttgatatttgatatataatatatttattaactaaattATGGTTAGagatttactttaaaaaattaaat
Proteins encoded:
- the LOC107032214 gene encoding GDP-Man:Man(3)GlcNAc(2)-PP-Dol alpha-1,2-mannosyltransferase; this translates as MGVSYWLLIAAAIAVTLLIAQAIRLLLLVINGRRNRKKAVGIFHPYTNDGGGGERVLWCAVKAIQDENPNLNCVIYTGDFDASPHSLTARALDRFGVKLIHPPKVVHLHKRKWVEETTYPRFTMIGQSLGSIYLAWEALCKYTPLYYFDTSGYAFTYPVARIFGCKVISYTHYPTISLDMLSRVRGRSSMYNNDSFIAKSAILSRFKVIYYALFGWLYSIVGSCAHLAMVNSSWTQSHIEKLWGIPARIRRVYPPCDTSGLQVLPLEKSMKPPKIVSVAQFRPEKAHPLQLEAFAVAIKKLDQDLPRPKIQLVGSCRNEADEKRLQNLKDLAIKLNVDDHVEFHKNVLYSDLVRLLGGAVAGIHSMTDEHFGISVVEYMAAGAIPIAHNSAGPRMDIVLPEDGKQTGFLAESVEEFAEAIIEVIKMPENERLEMAAAARKRASMFSEQRFYEDFKAAVRPIFYNDSK